The following is a genomic window from Lagenorhynchus albirostris chromosome 2, mLagAlb1.1, whole genome shotgun sequence.
aataatctcCATTCTTAATTTCAATTTGTAATTTGGTGTGTTTCCATCCAGCCCCTTTTTCATGTGTATATAATAATCTTTtctgaaacaataaaacaaatattgtgaCTATGTTGTATATGCCTCTTTGTAACTTTttcatttactaaaataaaaacattttattacataaaaaattcttctgtgtcattttatTGGCTGCATAGAATCCCATTATAGCTatcctataatttatttaattgaccctatttataaatattttcattgttttggttttttactcTTAGGAATAGCACCGTCTCTGATTATTTAGTTAGGATAACTTAAAAGTGTAGTTGCTGAGTCAAAgttgtgcttatttttttttcaatgtggttaaaaaaaaaccccacataacataaaatttaccatcttaagctttaaacaaaatttttaatggaagtataattgatgtacaatattacatgtTATAGGTGtaaaatatagtgattcacaatttataaagattatattccatttatagttactacaaaatattgactatattccctgtgttgtacaatacatccttgtagcttatttatagtttgtacctgttaatcccttacccctatctcgcccctccccacttccctctctccactggttaccactagtttgttctctaatttgtgagtctgttccttttttgttatagtcactacactagtttgttttatttgttagattccacatataagtgatattatacagtatttgtctttctctgtctgacttatttcacttagtaagtataataccctccaagtccatccatattgctgcaaatggcaaaatttcattcctttttatggctgagtaatatttcattgtgtgtatatatatatatatatatatatatataaaaaacacatcttgtttaaccattcatttgttgatggacacttaggttgcttccatgtcttggcaattgtaaataatgacactatgaacattggggtgcatgtatcttttcgaattagagttttcgttttcttcggatatatacccaggtgtggaattgctgggtcatatggtagttctattttcagttttttgagaaaactccatactgttttccacagtggctgcaccaatttacacttccaccaacagtgtacaagggttcccttttctccacatcctcaccaacatttttttatttgtgtctttttgatgatagccattctgacaggtgtgagatgatatctcattgtggttttaatttgcatttctctgatgattaatgatgttgagcatcttttcatgtgcctgttggccatctgtatgtcttctttggaaaaatgtctatttaggtcttctgcccgtttttttgactgggttgtttggttttttgatattgagtgtatgaactgtttatatattttggatattaacactttATTGaacatatcatttgaaaatattttctcccattcagttgatggtttcctttgctatgcaaaagcttttaagtttaattattttccagttgtttgttgttgcttttatttcctttttttaggagacagatccaaaaaaatagtgctacaatttatgtcaaagatgttatgcctatgttttcttccaggagttttattgtttctggtcttacatttaggtctttaatccattttgagtttatttttgtatatggcattggagaatattctaatttcattgttttacatgaagctgtccagttttcccagcaccacttattgaagacactgtcttttctccattgtgtattcttgcctcccttgttgtagattaattgaccataagtgcatgggtttatttctgggctctgtatacTCTTcgattgatctatgtgtctgtttttgtgccagtaccatactgttttgattactgcagctttgtatatagtctgaagtcagggagcatgattcctccagctctgttctcctttctcaacgttgttttagctatttgggctcttttttgtttccatacaaatattaaaattatttgttctagttctgtgaaaaatgcccttagtattgtgatagggattgcactgaatctgtggattgcctttggtagtatggtcattttaacaatattaattcttccaatccatgaacaacACAGTACATGTTTCCAACGGTTTGTgtcttatttctttcatcagtgtcttatagttttccagtacaggtcttttacctccttaggtaagtttaccatcttaattatttttaagtgtgcagtacAGTAGTATCAACTATATGCATACTGTTGTGCAGCTGATCTAtaggactttttcatcttgcaaaactgaaactctatatctATTGAACaattcccttttcccctccccccagcccctggcaatcaccattctactaagagtttgactattttagttatctcatagaaatggaataatgcagtatttgtctttttgtggggTCGTGTTCATTTTCAAGGCTTTTGAAATGCTGTGTTAAACTGGCTTCCCAAAATGTTGTGATAATTTACACTTTTACTGAAAATATGAGTGTCCATCTGGGCTACACTTTCGCTGTTGCTTAGAATCCATCCTTTGTTTCAATTCTTGCCCAATCCTTAGAGGAACAAAAGGAGTGGGCTTGAACACGTTTTCTTTTGGATAGGCCATTCTCCTATCCTAAATCCTAGCTGAAATACTTGCTAGggcacttactggctgtgtgaccttggacaagtcacaaaCTCTCTGTGcgtctgtttccttatttgtaaaatgggaacaataatagtatattattatatattcacaCTATTATACGTACTTATTATGAGGAATACATGAGTTAATAAATGTGAAGCTCTATGAACAGTGCCTGTAATATAAGTCCAGAAGAGAGGTAGTTATTATTGTCGTTATTATTAGACTGTACAAGATTTCTGCTGTCAAAGTACTTATCTACCATTTTGTCCAATCCTTGATaatctaataaatgaaaaatgatagcCAGCTAtttcaatttgtaaaattatTGTGAATAGTtataaaattgtaattttaaaattatcgaTTATCAGTGAACTTGAACATTTCTCTTTGTTTATATTGGCTATTTATACTTCCATCACgatttcccttttcaaagcactaTGGTAAACAGGAGTTCACTTGATCTTCCTAACAAGCTTCTGAATCAAGAAGGCGGCAATcaggcaattgggattgacatgtatacacatgtttataaaattgatgactaataagaacctgctgtataaaaaaaagtgATCAAATGTATTCTAttggaaagaagcaaaaatagacCATGTTTACTGCCtaaattacataataataatttttaaaaatgcagcaaTCATCATCCCTACTTTCCGAattgaaaactgaggctcagagggttaCAATTCTAGTCCCAGGTTTCAGATCTCACCTTTCAAAGCCTAGCGTCTGTCCCAGAAAGTATTCCCGGGAAAAGCTTTTGTTACTGGTACCCACCCGACCCTgccccagctccagctccagctccagctccagcaccAGCACCGATGCGGCGCGTCCAGACACGCTCTCCGCGCACGCGCGGCCCTTCCTGTGGGCGGGGCCTCGACGCTCCTGCCCGccctccacctcccagccccgcccagtcCGAGGCGCGGCAGGCTCGTACTGCAGGCTGGGAGGTAGGGGAAGGCGGGGGTTCCCCCTTGGGCCCTTGTCCGAGTCCCGAGACCCGGGAGGGAAGGCCCCGACTCCCGAGCGCCGCCCGACTCCCGAGCGCCGCCCGCCTCCAGCCGCCGTTTTGGACCGGGAGTGGGCGGCGGCGGGAGGGGAGCTCTCCTGGGGCCGGGCTTGGGCCCGGGCGGGGCGGTGGCGGAGGGCGGGCCCCTCGGGCCGAGCGGGCCGTAACCCtctgggagggcagaggtgggAAAGCCCTGGTCCGGAGGCTGGAGGCCGCGCGAGTCTTGGGCTCCCCGCCCACCCGCTTCGAGACTTCGGCCGGTCGGTCCCTCTGGGTCGCGGTGTCCTCGTAATTATGGCAGTCCCACGCTGGATGCAGCGCGCTACAGTGTAGGAAACCGTTCACAGGGCTCTTCGCATTTGGTGCTCACACGGCAGCTCGTGGGAGGGGGCCAGGGGATGGACTGTTGTCCCATTGTGCAGAcggaggaaactaaagctcagagtgGGGAGGAGATTTGCCTAGAGACACCCAGcgaggtggtggcagtgggacTCAGGTCTTACTCCTCCAATGCAGCTCCCTTTTCCCCGGGCCCGTCTGCCTCCCCTGCCAAAGGAAGGGGCTGAGGTAGGGCATTAGTGAATGGAAGTTCGTtcgttcattctttttttgtttttagatccGCCTTCTTCTGTACCATCCAGGTCGGAGCTGACTAAGAAGTATACAGAAGCCAAGTCATGGATCCACCTGCACGTaaagaaaaaaccaaagttaAAGAGGCTGTCAGCAGAGTTGAGAAGGCCAAGCAGAAATCAGCCCAGCAGGAGCTGAAGCAAAGACAGAGAGCAGAGGTGAGAGTAAGGAGGGCCTGTATACCTGTAGTCTGCTGGAGATGATGCTGgtatagagagagagagctgtGACGGGGAGCCCTACCTGCCTCCAGCCAATCCAGCCAAAACAGGTGTTATCCTAGGTTTCCAGAGGAGATCACTGAGGTTCCAGAGTCACATGCCAAGTGTCAGAACCCCGACCGGTACCAGATAGCCTCCAGATGACTCCTGGCGCAGAGCTTTTGTGGTAGGAcctgagggaaggaagaaaggagaaagagaagggacgggcttccctggtggcgcagtggttgagagtccgcctgccgatgcaggggacactggttcgtgccctggtcctggaagatcccacatgccgcggagcggctgggcccgtgagccatggccgctgagcctgcgtgtccggagcctgtgctccacggcgggagaggccacaacagtgagaggcccgcgtaccgcaaaaaaaaaaaaaaaaaaaaaaaaaaagaagggacatGTAAGGGAGGGGTCCTGTAAGGGAGTGAGAGAGAGCAAGTGTCACACACCCTAGTACAGATGTCCTGGATTTGGCCTGGAGAGTTGCTCCTCCTAATTGTGAAGTAGAGGCCCAAGCTCTACACCCAACACTATGTTCCTTTGTTCAGTCTGCACTTAAAAATCAACCTGAGTGTttacatgaatattttattttagcatttaataTCAGGAAAAAGCTTCCCGCAGTCTTccctctttctatttcttttgcttgtttcttttctttttttatagaattttaaaaatacagaaaagcagaaTATTATAACAAACACCTGGGTACTCAGTACCCCAGATTGATAGTGtttaacattttgtcatatttgcctGGAGtcttttttaaataagataagtaaaaattacataaaaatttgaAGTCCcctttctccatttccttttcccctccctgtgggcaaccactatttttttttatacttttacactCAAATATTAGTAGATATTTTTGAACaatataaaatgttcttttgtgttttaaaatcttatattaaACTAATTCCacgtgttttattttgtttatgttttttagaaCTATTCATGTTAATGTAAGTAAGAATCTAGTTTATTCCTCATCACTGCTAATAGTAGTCTAGCTTATGAATCCACTTTAGTATATTTACCCCGTCTTCTGGTAACGgatgtttaaataatttatagggtttttttttgctgttacaaCCAATGGTGTAGTGAAAAACTTTTAGATGTCTCCTTGGGCACCTGTGCTGGAATTCCTGAAGGGCATATGTAACTAGAAGTAGAATTATTGGgtacattttcaaatttactaGACGTTGCCAAATTGTTTTCAGAGAGATGTACAAGTTTGCACCTGCATTAGCAGCGTGAGAGAGTTCtcattcttcacttcttttccaatGCTTAATAGTGTCagactttaaatttttgttaatcTGATCCATTCACTCACAATATTGAACtgctactacatgccaggcactgttgtaggaACAGAGGAGTCCCTGCCTTTGTGGAGCGTGCATTCAGCGGGGGAGGCTGACATAAACATAATAAGTAAACTTAATAGTGTGTTTGAAATTAATCCATAAACTGAAATCTGCCTTTGGATTAAGGCAGACTGTCTGAGAGCTGTGGACCTGGGTTCTAACAGATTGTGCCCCTCTTTCCTTCACCTCCCCATCTTCACCTGGACACAGGCCCCCAGACAGTTTTACTGCTCAGCACTTTGGTGAAAGTTGGAGGGCCGCTGTAAGaaacagccctaggaaactgtcCTTTGTGCACACTGCAGCGATAATGTTGTTGAGGACATTGTTCATGTGTTTACTGACACCCTGCCGGTGAGGTTCCACAGGTTACACTTACTTGTCTGACTTCAAACCCCAACTCCTCCATAAATTCCAGTTCTTCCCAGGTCACCTTGGACaagatacttaacctctctgaacctcagttcttCAGTTCCTTTttggtaaaatgaggatgataacatCAATTACACAAGATTGTTGTAAGGAATAGAAATGTATGTAAAACACataggacagtgcctggcccagagaaAGCGCTCAGAAATGGCAGCGACTGGTTGTTATCAGgagtcactgtgttttcattgtgcGGACTTGAAGGTGAATTGTGCTGATTTGCCAAGATGTCATACCGGACTTGCACTGTTGTTGCAGCTGGCCCTTGTTGAGCTCCTCAGATGTGCCAGGCACATGCATCACCACATGTAATCCTCACACCAGGGTACATTATTGTTGCTCCCACTCTGACCTTTGTAAATCCTTCCTGGAATAAGGAAGGGGGATACCACATACATGAGCTTGTGAGGTAGAAAGTATTATCCTCACTTCAAGTGAAGTGTTGGGACCAGAATTCCTAGGTAGTAAGGGATAGAGGGGCAGGACTGCCATCTAAACAGGTCTCTGGGCTTTCTCCCCTGCTCCCTGCTTTGCCCCACAGTTGCCTTGCTGTTTTGTCTGTGTTGCCTGGAATGCAGTTTCCTAAGATAGGAATGTGACAAGAGCCCTTGTGGGGAGGCGGAGACACAGTTTCCCTTCAGTTCTGTATAGATGCCACATTCCAGAAAGGGAGATGAGAAGGAGAGATGAGAGGGGTGAATGGGAACAGAGGCCCATTTGGCAGCTGAAGCAGCATTTGGCACTGTTGGTGAGCCTGTCCTTGAAAGTCTCATTCCTTGGCTTGGACCCTTGACCCATTTTGagtctcttctttctctgcttaATGAATTACTTAATATATTCTTAATACATAatacttataatacttaatatattaaatatatccaTACTTAATATATTcttaattatataatacatataaataatatatataaaatgtgtttgtGCACTTaaagaagatgaataaaacaaacaccCAACTACAGAAATAGAACATGACCAGTAACTTAGAAGCCCTTCAGGCCTCACTCTGGTCATGTCCCCAGCCTTCCCACTAGCAGTACCCTCGGTCCTTAATTTCATGCTAATCACTCCCTTGCTGTTCTGTATTAATTTACTATTTCTGTGCGTACccctaaataatattttatagcatAACACTATACTGTCTAGTTCTGCATGTTTCTGAACTTTATATATGTTACCGTATTCCGTGACTGGTTCTCTTCactcagcatcttttttttttttttttaaccatgtagatttatttatttgtttgtttgttttatggtaaaacatacataaaacttGACCATTTTAACTATCAGTATTATGCTTTTTGAGAATCATTTGTGTTGTTGTTTGAGACATTTTCATCACTGTGTGGAATTCCGTTTTACTTAaagattatagattttttttttcttttaatgtatttttggctgcgttgggtcttcgttgctgtgcgtgggctttctctagttgtggcgagtgggggctgctcttcgttgctgtgcgcaggcttctcactgcagtggcttctcttgttgcggagcacaggctctaggtgcgcgggcttcagtagttgtggcacatgggctcagtagttgtggctcgtgggctctagagcacaggctcagtagttgtggtgcactggcttagttgctccacggaatgtgggatcttccctgaccagggctcgaaccgatgtcccctgcattggcaggtggattcttaaccactacgccaccagggaagtcccaagcttaTAGAATcttatcaaaattttttaaaattgggaaaaaaaaagattgtaggATTATTCAAGCTTTCTATTTAGTCAGTTTTGATCATTTAAGTTTTCAAACTTATTGACACAGAGTTCATAAGTTTTGTTTTAATCTCCATTGTGTCAGTAATTATGGCTTCTTTTAAATTCTAATAATGTTTGTTTGTGCCTTCTCCCTTCTCATCTCGACCTGTCTTGTCAGAGGTTTGCAGGgttttctttagtattttctaagAACCATCTTGCAGTTTTGGTGATCCTCTCTATTGTACATTCGGttgctttttcattcatttctgctcttattttgtattttctatttgtctcacttctcaggtttttttcccttctttttgatTACTCAAGTTTTATCCCCTACACACAAACAtggtccttcttttttttcttctatacaAATGTGGAAGCTTTATGTTGTTTCTCTTCCCTTGGTGGATTAATTGATTACTGCAAGGTGAGCAATAAGGTAGACACCCTGCCTTTCACCTTAGAATGTCTCTCACAGTTTTCTTTCCACCCCACTGCCTGCCCTGGGTCATGTTCCTACTATCTCCTCCCGGACTATTGTAATAGGTGTCTCCTAATGCCTATAATTTCTCCTCCCCAACTCCATCTCTCACATggtctccagttttctttctcaaagcACAGATATAATCAATTTGCTTCCCTGCACACTTCTCTCTCCAGAGTCAGCCCGATAAAGTCCAGATTCCTTGGCATGGCATTTAAGGCCCTAACAtacttttcttgctttctccaGCTCCCCAAACCCCATTccatgatatctttttttttttttttgcggtacgcgggcctctcactgttgtggcctctcccgttgtggagcacaggctccggatgcacaggctcagcggccatggctcacgggtccagccgctccgcggcacgtgggatcttcctggaccggggcacgaacctgtgtcccctgcatcggcaggcggactctcaaccactgcgccaccagggaagccccatgatatCTTCCATATTAGCATACTTGAAGTTTCCAGAACTAATGCTGTACTTttgcattatatttatttaatcataatATCCACTCCCCCATCACCTATGTCCTTTCCCCAGTCTCTACCTGTTCAAATCCTACCGATCCTTTAAAGGTCTGATCAGTCACCTGCCTCACTGCTTCTTATCTGATTCCCCAGTGGAGTTACTGTCTGCCTCTCCTGCCCCTGCGTTACCAATGCAGTTCTGGCATTTTCAAATGACACAGCCTCTTGTGTCTGAAGATACACTAAGCATTTGCCTCCATTGCTAACATGTCTTTTCTCCCGTTCAGATCTATGCCCTCAACAGAGTCATGACAGAACTGGAGCAGCAGCAGTTTGATGAGTTCTGTAAACAGATGCAGCCTCCTGGAGAGTGAGCCACCCCTGCGTTCACACTCGATGGGACCCTGGAggctttgtttgtgttttgtttgtgtgttacCAGTCTTAAGCTGAGATGGCCCATTTGGAGCCTTACACAACTGGACAAGAAGACATTTGTGTTATTCCTGAAACGATAAATCGGAACTTCCTATATCTAACTTACTTCACTAGTTCCTCCGATCTGAATTGGCCCATTGCTTGCTGAAGAGACTTGTTCTGTTCTTCCAagacaatagatttttttttttaactttttctattttttaaaaaaaaatcagtgtttcttGTGAAACTGTAAATCtccaaaactacaaataaaatactaataGGGTGTTTGTCTGCTCATACTTTAGGGTTGGGGCGCCTAGCCATAGATGGTGGAGTCCAAAAGAACTTACTAGGCAGGCAAAGTTGAGGTGAGCAGAGGGGACCCTTTCTCCTTCGGGAGGAGAgcggagaggagaggagagagagaacatgGCTGCTTCCAGATTTCATTCTTCCTGGGCCTAAAGCTCTGCAGACCCTAAGGTTTTAGCCACACGGGTATAAATATGTGGCCTCTGCTCCCAGATGAGCCACAACTCAGGTTAGAGGCTTGAAGCTAGGATTCCTGTCACTCTATGAATGTGGACAGCTAGTGGCAGGCTTGtaccagcagggggaggggagtgaggcgcttttggttttccattttagtttttggtttttcattttcatctttcacCTTATCAGGCCTAGAAGCAGAACACATATGGAAATGAGGCAGATCGCTCAGTGAGGGCACAAGAGCCAACACTGCCACCTCCATTACCCTCCACACTGGAAATGCCTGTATTTTCcctagtggtgctgggaatatcTCCAGCAATTCCCATCTCCTTTGTCTCCCTGCTGCTCTGAAGTCACTGAGAATTCTGTTCCcattgttgtgtttgttttaggAATGAACTGCGGAGTTAAGGAGCTTGCTATCCCTGTGGAGAATGTGTTTTGAGAGCCTAAGTTATAGTCAAGGATTACCTCTACATAGATTATCCCCATAAGTAGTAATTAGGTTCTATAGGATCCTACTGAATTTGGGTTGAATGCagatttttcagttttgtgttttgGAGAAATGGGGGTTTGGAGTAAGCTGTCATCAACCTAAGGAAATGATGTATTAGTATGCTAGAAAGAGCAGTTTTTGGAGTCAGATGACTTGGGGTCAAGAGCCATCTTTACTGCATTGGATAAGTTAttgacctctccaagcctcactcTTCTCCCATCTGTGTAATggaataatattttcttcttctcaagATCATTCATTGAGAAATAAGTAAGATAATGTATTTAATaactactcagtaaatattacttTCCTTCCCAACTACCTTACTTAATGGGATATGTTTCAAATTTCAAATAACCAATTAATATATGAGCATTGGTTGGAAAGATTCTGATCCTTAGTTGGGAACTGCTTGTATTAACATGTCGCAGCCCTGGTTATAGTTCATCCTAGAGAAGTTTTCTAGTATTGCAAACTGTAGGTGGTTGTAAAATCAGTTGAATAAATTGTGaccagcttttctttttaatgaaataatagaaCAGATTGTAAAATAGCACATGTGGTAAGGATATTGTTTCATGAAGCTTTTGTttcagctttcagtttttcaccattgagtataatgttagctgtgggtttgtcatatatgcgcTTTAATACGTCAAGGTACATTCCTTCCATACccactttattgagagtttttatcataaatgggtgttgaatcgtgtcaaatgctttttctgcatctattgagatgatcatatggttttcatacTTCGTTTGGTTAATGTGGTGTAGCACATTGATGGCTTTGTGCATGTTGAACCATCCtgccatccctgggataaatcccacttgatcatggtgtacgatccttaatgtattgttgtatttggtttgccaatattttgttgaggatttttgcatctgtgttcagtAGTGAtactggtaattttctttttgtgtgttttctttgtctggttttggtattagggtgatgtgGGCCTTGTAAAATAGTTAGGAAGCGCTCCCTCCTTTTCAactattttttggaatagtttgagaaggataggtattaattctttgaatgttttgtagaattcacctgtgaagccatctggccctggaattttgttttgggggaggtttttgattactgtttcaatctcTGCACCAGTGATCGATCtattcagattttgtttcttcatgattcactCTTGGAAGACTATatgattctaagaatttatccattctttctaggttgtccaatttgttgatgTATAGCTTGATCATGATATTCTTTtctgatcctttgtacttctgtggtatctgttgttatttctcctctttcatttctgagtttatttatcattaccttctctctttttttcttagtctagctaatggtttgtcagttttgtttatctttcagagaaccagctcttagtttcattgatcttttctattgtcttttcagtctctatttcatttatttctgctctgatctttaatatttcctttcttcagcagactttgggcttcatttgttcttctttttctagtttcttcaggtgtaaggttagagtgtttgagatttttcttgtttcttgaggtaggcctgtattactataaacttccctcttagtaccaCTTTTggtgcatctcataggttttttttttttttttgcggtacgcgggcctcttactgttgtggcctctcccattgtggagcacaggctccggacgtgcaggctcagcggccatggctcacgggcacagccgctctgcggcatgtgggatcttcacagaccggggcacgaacccgtttcccctgcatcggcaggcggactctcaaccactgcgccaccagggaagcccccatctcaCAGGTTTTGGCATGTCaaaatttcactttcatttgtcttcagataatttttatttttcctttgatttctttgttgacccaatagttgttcagtagcatgttgttcagtctccacatatttgtgattttttttcccacctttcttcttgtagttgatttctagtttcatacca
Proteins encoded in this region:
- the SVBP gene encoding small vasohibin-binding protein: MDPPARKEKTKVKEAVSRVEKAKQKSAQQELKQRQRAEIYALNRVMTELEQQQFDEFCKQMQPPGE